In Phalacrocorax aristotelis chromosome 6, bGulAri2.1, whole genome shotgun sequence, one DNA window encodes the following:
- the IL17RB gene encoding LOW QUALITY PROTEIN: interleukin-17 receptor B (The sequence of the model RefSeq protein was modified relative to this genomic sequence to represent the inferred CDS: inserted 1 base in 1 codon; substituted 1 base at 1 genomic stop codon) — MSKCVVDKFHYIGFPVEPETEYLICTYDLPPANIKEGFRSKSILLTTPGCKDNVMKYSKSCIEMGSLWNPNITVLIALSLSEMLTIHLEDLCVFSLLLCSAIVQLQLRVKLLVIYPEVVCFHHTVHSFAELLHEGCQTDVILDMWGKRRIAEKDPIQXLASQKAAADRVIFLSSNPTTAACDASCKSMRHQNNMENTFTLAVNLFCSDMTNQSPVQKYMVXFNEVNAQDTLPSALNFCPKYRLMKDIENFCKGLSVSYNEVHGKS; from the exons AAGTTCCATTATATTGGATTCCCTGTAGAACcagaaacagaatatttaatcTGTACTTACGATCTACCCCCAGCAAATATAAAAGAGGGTTTTCGATCAAAATCCATTTTGCTAACTACACCAG GTTGTAAAGATAATGtaatgaaatacagcaaaagTTGTATTGAAATGG GAAGTTTGTGGAATCCAAATATAACTGTTT TGATTGctctttctctttcagagaTGCTCACAATTCATTTGGAAGATTTATGTGTTTTCtccttgctgctctgctctgcaatA GTGCAGCTACAACTACGTGTTAAATTACTGGTTATATATCCAGAAGTAGTGTGTTTTCATCACACTGTCCATTCTTTTGCTGAACTCCTGCATGAGGGCTGCCAGACTGATGTTATTCTAGACATGTGGGGGAAAAGGAGAATTGCTGAAAAAGATCCCATACAATAGCTTGCTtctcaaaaagcagcagcagatagGGTGATTTTCCTCAGTTCAAACCCTACCACTGCTGCATGCGACGCTTCTTGTAAAAGCATGAGACACCaaaataacatggaaaataCATTCACTCTTGCAGTTAACCTCTTCTGCAGTGACATGACAAATCAGTCCCCTGTACAAAAGTACATGG GTTTCAATGAGGTGAATGCACAAGACACTTTACCAAGCGCTCTGAACTTCTGTCCGAAATACCGTCTTATGAAGGACATCGAGAACTTCTGCAAAGGCCTTTCTGTTTCATACAATGAGGTGCATGGCAAGAGCTAG